The DNA window AGGgcttttctctgcttccttccaTCATACGCTCCACTTCTCTgccctctttttctatctctttatgtGTCTGTGAGTCTCTCAATTCCCTTCTTCTGgctcattctgtgtgtgtgttcatgtctttGCTTTTTGATTTCCCTGATTTCACTCCGTGTCTCTCTGTGGGCTTTTGTTCTCAGTAATCCTATAACATGTGGTGCTATTTGAATATGAGCCTCAGAATCCAGTATGGGGACTCCAGGAACTCACAGCATACAGGGGTTGGTGTTCTGCTCCCTCACCTGGGGCCATGGTGTCCTGGGACGATGACAGCTCCACTGCACGGAAGGCAGAGGTTTAAGAATAAACACAACATCTGTAGGTGCCACCAGCCTGGGGCCACATGGCCCAACTCAGGCCAGATAGATGTGTCTCTTTGGGTTCTCCTGGGAGAGAACACTTTGTAGAGGTAAAACAGAATGGAACCTTCTAACCTGTGCCTGGTCTCTGAACAAAGTCAGCATAGAAGGACACCTCTCTCTGGGAtatgtctgtctctctgtgtcttctttacctctttatctctttttctaaCACCTTGTATGGCCCCTGTGTCTGGCTTCTATGTTATGACATGAGGTCTGTACTTGTGTCTCCTGTTTCTCTGCCTTTGTTGGTACAGACCTCACCAAGTCACTTTCTCTCCATAGGAACCCCACACTCATCTTCCTCATGACCACCTGGGGCTTCCAGTCCTAGATCATTCACTCCATCTCCCAGCAAGGGTGAGAGGCAGGTCTGTATTCTCTCACCTACGACCACGATGTCCAGAGGGTCACTGGGAGCCGACAACTCATAGGGTAAGTGAGTGACAGAACCAAAGCATCTGTAGGTCCCTGCAAGGGCAGGTGTCATGGGACCCATGGAATAGTTGACCTGGGAACCCGCATCGTGGAGCTGTCCAACGAGGCGCAAGGGGTCCTCAGTGATCCCCTCTCTGTGCAGAAGGAAGCGCTCAAACCTGACATCTGACCAACATTGCAGGATGACCGTCTCTCCTGATTTCACCAGGGGACCTGGGTGGGCCAGGAGGGAAGGTTTTCTGTGGACTCCTAAGAAGAGAGGTTGTGAGTTCAGAAGGCGTCTCCCTTTCTCATCCCATTCATGGGACCTGAAATAAGTGAGGCTTCCCCTCCATGGTGTCTATCTGTCTCCTTCCTGTCTGTGTCTCCGTGTTCTTTTGTGCCCATAACCCCTGTTGCAGGTCCCTccatctgtctccctccctcttccctgtctctctgtctctagtAGCCCTGATTCCCTTCCCACTGTGCTCAGTGTCACCTCTTAGGCTGTTGTATCTGTTTCCCACTAATCTCTTTCCTGGTGTTTATGTGGGGGTGGAAGAGGAACCATGACAGGCTGCATGTCCAGGCTCTTAGCAGCCTGAATCAATCTCTTTTGGACAGATTGGAAAGGCCGGCAGGAGGTACGAACTCATCAGTAAGGCAGGCATCAGTGTCCCTGTTCCTGATGGGGATTGGGAGCCTCTCCTTTCATGTCTGTGCCTTCTCCATGGCCCCAGCTTCCATAGGGTGGCCCCTGGTGCTGGTTCCAGGAGCATCAACCCCTCCCTATGTGGATCGAGCCTGGTGGTAGCATCAGTATCCCACCCATGCTAAAATCAGTGTAGCCAACCTTCTCCTTGTTTGGTTTCTTAACCTGTGCTTCACCTGGGTTCCTGTGttggtttcctgttgctgctggaGAAAATTGTCACAAACATGGGGCAGGAGAGAATACAATGACCCCTTCCACTTCTGGAGAACAGAAATCGGACCCAGTTCTctctgggctaaaatcaaggcatcTGCAGGGCTGTGTTTCCTCTGGAGACTCAGGGAAGAATCAGTTCCCTTGACTTCTCCAGCCCTTAGAGGCCACCTGCCTTTGTGGCTCATGGCCTTCCCCCATCTTCAAAGCCCGCTGTGGCTGATGGAGTCTCCCTCCCACGACGTTGCTCTAACCccactttcctcttcctcctcctctcatgaggacccttgtgattactcTGAGCACAGCAGGACAGTCCAGGCTGTCTCCCCATCGCAAGGTCAACTCATCAACAACCTGAGCTCCATCTTCCTCTTCAGTCCCCTGCCCTATAACATAAATAGTCACAGGGTTCATGGATTACCATGTAGCCATCACTGGGGACAATTATTCTTCCCACCACAGCAACTATTTCTCTGTACTGAATCCCCCTTTACCCCAAATACAGTCGGGGCCTGGATGATTGGACCCTGATGGACGCCCCCACCAGAAGCTCTGGGATTCAGGAGGTGGGACAGTGAGAAGCCCAGACAGAAAGCCTCTGACCTGTGACCATGATCACCACAGGGTTGCTGGGTGCCGACCACCCAGTGGGGGAGTGTGGGTGTGAACTGCAACATCTGTAGGTCCCTGCATGTGCTGGGGTCACAGGGCCCATGAGAAAGCTGTTCCGGAATATTCTGTTGTAGAGCTCAGGGACAGGCATCCCGTCTTCTTTGGACAGACTGAATTCATTAAACCCAAGACGAGAGCGACACTGAAGAGTCACATGTTGTCCTTCAGACACCACAGTGCCGGGCCAGGCAGAGAGGAAGGGCTTGTCCTGACCACCTGGGGGAGAAGGAGGCACCACCTTAGAGAGGAGGATGTGGAGCCgcccctccctccctgtgctCAGAAGATTCTCCCATTTCCACGTTTCTAAGGCTCCTACCACACCTGGGTGCCCAGGGCTACAGGAAGGACCCATCCCGCATAGACATGGCGTCTCCCTACAGCAAGTGTCAGCTGAGAACTTTGAGCAGGTGCTGAAGAAGCGACTCTTACTAGATTTTAACACTGCAAAATTACTTACATAAAAGAACACAAGGTAGACACAGGATGGAGGGCATGATCAGCTAATGCATGAACCATAATAAACAACTGAGCCCCTATTAGAAGATCTGGAATGTCAGGGTCATGACTGTGGTTCCCCCACCTCTTAGGTAGAATGACAGCAGCCACATTGCAGCCCCTACCGTCATGGAAACGCTGGAGGGTGTGAGTTATGCTCTTGTCCTCAGAGGCCTGTTGTTCCTTGCActgcttctctcccttcctctgccgGTGACACCACTTCCTCCCTGCACACCACTCCTTTGAGCACTTCAGTCTCCCCCTGGGTCCCCACAGACTCAGCCAAGGGAAAGAAAGGCCGGGGAGGGCTAGGACAGAACTGTGGCGAAGCTTCCCCTGGCTTCCTTTTCCTAGTTCATGAGAGATTCCCACATGGCTTCCCATGGTCAGCCCATCAGTCAACCCCCTGTGTCGCCTGCCTCCCGTTTCAGGAGCATCATCTTATGTGGGGAGATGACAACCTAAGGTTTGGGGGAAGGACTCACCCACATGTGGCCAGGGCCCCTCCAGCAAGAAGAACCCTGGAAAGAAAGATCATGATGGATGATCCATCTGTACATCACctccaggcccatatctccactccaggcccatatctccacCTCTAGGCccatatctccactccaggccTATATCTCCACCTCCGTCCTATATCTCTActccaggcccatatctccactccaggccTATATCTCCACCTCCGTCCTATATCTCTACTCCAGGCCCATATCTACActccaggcccatatctccacCTCCAGGCCTGTATCTCCACCTCCAGGCCCGTGTCTCCATTCCAGGCCCATATCTGCACTCCAAGCCAACATCTCCACTCCAGGCCCGTATCTCTACTCCAGGCCCATATCTACAGTtccaggcccatatctccacctccaggcccatatctccacTCTAGGCCCATATCTCCACCTCCAGGCCCGTATCTCAAT is part of the Homo sapiens chromosome 19 genomic scaffold, GRCh38.p14 alternate locus group ALT_REF_LOCI_12 HSCHR19KIR_G085_BA1_HAP_CTG3_1 genome and encodes:
- the KIR3DL3 gene encoding killer cell immunoglobulin-like receptor 3DL3 precursor (The RefSeq protein has 2 substitutions compared to this genomic sequence), which encodes MSLMVVSMACVGFFLLEGPWPHVGGQDKPFLSAWPGTVVSEGQHVTLQCRSRLGFNEFSLSKEDGMPVPELYNRIFRNSFLMGPVTPAHAGTYRCCSSHPHSPTGWSAPSNPVVIMVTGVHRKPSLLAHPGPLVKSGETVILQCWSDVRFERFLLHREGITEDPLRLVGQLHDAGSQVNYSMGPMTPALAGTYRCFGSVTHLPYELSAPSDPLDIVVVGLYGKPSLSAQPGPTVQAGENVTLSCSSRSLFDIYHLSREAEAGELRLTAVLRVNGTFQANFPLGPVTHGGNYRCFGSFRALPHAWSDPSDPLPVSVTGNSRNLHVLIGTSVVIIPFAILLFFLLHRWCANKKNAVVMDQEPAGNRTVNREDSDEQDPQEVTYAQLNHCVFTQRKITRPSQRPKTPPTDTSV